In Elusimicrobiota bacterium, the genomic stretch TTTCTTTCAAGGAAAACGAATCGTATTAACCTCTGGATTCTTAAAGAAGACTTCGGGGGTGCCGGAAGAGGAAATTGTTCGATCCGAAAGGCGGATGGCCGACTGGCTAAGCCGCCATCCGGAAGGAGGCGCGTAAGAATGGCACATAAAATTCGTCGTTTTGAGGATAGGCTCCGAGAGGAGCTAAAAGACCCGGAATTCAAAAAACATTACGAGGCCTATGATCTGCCGGTGCGCCTGGCCATGCAGATTGCCCAAATCAGGCAGCGCAAAAAGATGACCCAAGCCCAATTAGCCAAAAAAATTGGCGTTCGCCAGCAATTCGTGGCGCGTTTAGAAAATTCTTACGAAACCGTGCCCAGCTTGCGCACTCTTCAGAAAGTGGCGGATGCCCTAGATAGGCACCTTTACGTTGATTTTCGGTAGCATGAAAACCAAAACCGTTGCAAAAAAATCAGCCGACAAATCGACCGGCGACATTGTCATTTTTGTTGAAAACGGCGCCGTGGTGGATGTAATCAGCAACAAGGAAGGCCTGCAGGCCATGATCGTTGATCACGATAGCGAAGGATCCGGGCCGCTCCGCTCGCGGTATTTTCAGCAAGTCTCCTATGACCCCAATAGCGTCGCTGACGCTATCTCCGGCGACGAGTAGCGCGGGTTTTCTTTCCTTCTTTTTGACTTACCGCAATATAAGGGTAAAAGGACTGTTCATCGGCAACGCCCTTGCGCTCCACGAGCCAACGCCGGATTAAATCCCTGACCTCTCCGATCATTTCGATATCCCAATCGAGTTTTTGCTGGGACGGATTTATGCCGGGATGTTATATTTTTGGCAGTAAGCCTTAATTTTTTCTATCCATGATTCCGCCATACGCTAATTTCCTTTCAGGGTATCAGTTTTCCGCCAAATCGTCAAAAAGCGAGCGCCGGGCACCGGTAGATAAACATTTACTATGAGGTCGCATACGGCACATTTATTTTTGAAACTTTATCGCCTCTTCTCCATTTCTAAATTCTCGTTGCCAATTATCCCAACGAAAAGAAAAAACAAAATTTCTGAACAGATTTAAGACCCATCGTCTATAATCTCGCATGGCCGAATCATCCACCTTGTCCGGTTTGAATATGGCTTTCATTTCTATATCAATGGTGGACTCAGTAAATTCGCGGATGGCGTTCTTTTTCCAGCCAAGATTCATTGCCAACCTGGGACGCAGTACCGATGTCATCGGAGAAAAAACATTTATTGTTACATCCACGTACTCTGAGCGAAACTCAACGCTCGAATCGCCTATGATTAAAGAAGTGTGAGGTGGCAACGAAATTCCTTCGTTTTCGCCTGGTATGCCATAGTTCGCAAAAGGATTTTTATGAGCTTGAGCAAGAATTTCTCTCAACGAAACTTTTGTAGATTCTTGGATCGTAAAATTATCGGCTACTAAAGACCACCCTAGACCTTCCGGATAAGGAACGATTCTACTTCTCCAGTTGTGGTTATATATCCACGCTAACCAAGTGATAACGCCTCTTTGGATAAGAAAGACCTTGGTGCCCCCGTCCACTTCGAACATATCTGGTCGCTTTTTACCTCTAGAGTTACCTTGAAAATATTGCTGCCAGAGTTCGTTCAAAAAGTAAAGATTGTTTGGGACTATAAAATTGCCGGTTTTCTTGTGTTGTATCAAGAAGGTGGAAAATTTTGCTACAAGAACATTTCTAGCGTAAACTGTATCAACCCCGATATTGGCTGAAGAAAAATTCATTATTGCCTCTATGGTTGCTTGAGATTTGATCAATTTTTTTTGCATCGATTCATTCTGAATGGTCACAACGATTCCCGCCAGCAACATCAATCCTGCAGCCGCCCATGAAATAAAGCGTTTCCAATTTTTCTTTTCTTTTTTCTTGACGTCTGGAAGGATGCCAATAGTATAAAGTGCACCCAAAGCCATAAAAATAAACGCCCAAAACATATATTTAAGTTTGGTCAATACGGTTATTTAAAAATTTCCTCAAAGAAACTTTTCATGGCTTGCCAGGAGCGTTTGTCGGCTTTTTCATTATACGCGGCTCCTTTTGTCGGGTCGTTGCCGGCTTCGGGGACGGTGAAGCTGTGCACGGCTCCTCCATAGGCGGTCAACTGCCAGTCGGCTTTGGCGTTTCGCATTTCGTCTTTGAAGGCTTCGAGGTCTTGATTGACATGTTTGTCGTCAGCGCCGTGAAGGACAAGGACTTTGGCTTTGACCTGGCCGGGTTGGGCGGGCATGGGCGTGTCTAAGGCGCCGTGGAAGCTGGCCACGCCTTTTAAGGGGGCGCCGGCGCGGGCTAATTCCAAAACCGTGGTTCCGCCGAAGCAATAGCCGATGGCCGCGAGATTTGACGTGTCCACGTTTTTTTGTTTTTTGAGCACCTCTAAGCCCGAAAGGGCGCGTTCGCGCATTAATTTGCGGTCGCCTTTGTACATCCCCGCCAGTTTGGCGGCTTCCTGATGGTCCTTGGCAAAGATGCCCTTGCCGTACATGTCGATGGCAAAGGCGACATAGCCTAATTTGGCGAGCATTTCAGCCCTGCGGCGGACATAGTCGCCGTGACCTTTCCATTCGTGGACAACAATGATGCCGGGGAGTTTGCTTTTTTTTGTGTCGTCGTAGGCCAGGTAGCCTTGCAACTCGGTTGTGCCGTGTTTGTAAGCGATCGTTTGGGTTTTGATTTCGGCATGGGCGATGGAAGAGGCGTTAATCATGAGAGCAAGGAAAATTTTAGTCATTTTGCCCCCCCTTTTTTATTTTGAGAATTTTATCTTTTTGGGCAAAAGCGTTGCGGGGCGCGGTCTTGAGCAATTGCTCAGGATTTGGGGCGTCGGGAAAAACTAAAATTATCGGGATGCGTTTGATTTTTGCCG encodes the following:
- a CDS encoding helix-turn-helix transcriptional regulator, producing MQIAQIRQRKKMTQAQLAKKIGVRQQFVARLENSYETVPSLRTLQKVADALDRHLYVDFR
- a CDS encoding dienelactone hydrolase family protein; protein product: MTKIFLALMINASSIAHAEIKTQTIAYKHGTTELQGYLAYDDTKKSKLPGIIVVHEWKGHGDYVRRRAEMLAKLGYVAFAIDMYGKGIFAKDHQEAAKLAGMYKGDRKLMRERALSGLEVLKKQKNVDTSNLAAIGYCFGGTTVLELARAGAPLKGVASFHGALDTPMPAQPGQVKAKVLVLHGADDKHVNQDLEAFKDEMRNAKADWQLTAYGGAVHSFTVPEAGNDPTKGAAYNEKADKRSWQAMKSFFEEIFK